From a single Salvelinus sp. IW2-2015 linkage group LG22, ASM291031v2, whole genome shotgun sequence genomic region:
- the LOC111949628 gene encoding protein phosphatase Slingshot homolog 2 isoform X1 — MTLGSVSSTGSSAEGCFCSCCGEKMMPYFSDNGVVSQNQINQLISESFLTVKGAAVFLPRGNGSSPSSAPHTSQLRNKHTGDLQQHLQTMFTLLRTEDNIRLAVRLESAYTQPQCTRYMVVVSTNGRQDTEESVVLGLDFGSSDSSCTMGLVLPLWSDTLIHLDGDGGFSVSTVNRVHVFKPVSVQAMWSALQSLHKACDVARCHNYYPGSLFLTWVSYYQSQVSSDQVCINEWNAMQDVQSHRADSPVLFTDVPTERERTERLIKTRLREIMMQKDLENVTSKEIRTELEMQMACNLREFKEFIDNEMIVILGQMDSPTEIFDHVYLGSEWNASNLEELQTSGVRYILNVTREIDNFFPGVFQYHNIRVYDEEATNLLEYWNDTYKFITKAKKAGDKCLVHCKMGVSRSASTVIAYAMKEYGWDLERAFDYVKERRGVTKPNPSFMKQLEEYQGILLASKQRHNKLWRSHSDSDLSERHESPLCKTGPQSHTRGLSHPHNNNNGPTPSLQHFLLQALGAANDPDNKTEGSHISDTQSEPVRLTRSLSHSPGPPASNGLCDSRESLFSRVRGPRQDSFLPPAVTVVPEERTDNSALAGVAVTVPITAVPHPPPSLHILPPSPFPQPLAKPLHLGLSTQLSSPVPKQKSQSVELTLDLPDLSSSEVVSQATLESSDDSDTLGRSLSDPLSERGDSVSMMSPGGIPMAVSPLTPTTPRSLGPYANDDNNNPSGGSDTDTILANPVDATCVTASSNLGTDSIDFFSAREKFLGLSQDGKTRTLSEQMAQRTPQSRCSSQELQPLSPENPAGALPPLPSTEKEEQGKSSPHTEDGSDRASHEKASSPPHHDNSVSVRHIVTEIESISHPLAAAPLSSTQPAPRSPQQLRPDDRDEETPLTSPSSYPQSPSTPPSDWPAGSVRRATKQLEQRLRQELDLTLSNMSTQRSPLHSPSAEFHPTGSPLHTPNTDCPPLLXPTTDCPEQRRPTPAPEQGRTLNEAFTVSAEPKGETEQGGFVVSDMDVAPAPSFSHYPDARHTPKPIPIIVRSSLEPSKVQPQSPPALLRLEGVTALDSDTDGPSPPHHGRLALARSSEELEKIQETLRELQAFLYEAGGLGAGERPGQGQHHRETPVWQRAMEIEARIRQAGLTPPSLMKRSASLAKLDCLELSAKDLSDWDLRPTTASPHGPPLMPTHHPCSHHHPSPDDVSKKQRVLSRSPPTTPRAPIGXVYPLDSDRTDXGSQSAGSDPPCLSSPPCLVLQGEEELETGLSPRLTRTQSPASAPDVTMTTAQQQPRGKSHPLRRLRKVADKKRTATVLYHTM; from the exons CATCAGCGAGAGCTTCCTGACGGTGAAGGGTGCCGCTGTCTTCCTGCCTCGGGGAAATGGCTCCTCCCCTTCCTCGGCACCCCACACCAGCCAGCTGCGGAACAAACACACAG gtGACCTCCAGCAGCACCTGCAGACCATGTTCACTCTGCTGCGGACAGAAGACAACATCCGCCTG GCTGTGCGCCTGGAGAGTGCGTACACTCAGCCTCAGTGCACGCGTTACATGGTGGTGGTGTCCACCAATGGGAGACAGGACACAGAGGAGAGCGTGGTGCTGGGCCTGGACTTTGGCTCTTCAGACAG CTCATGCACAATGGGGCTGGTTCTACCCCTGTGGAGCGACACACTGATCCACTTGGACGGAGATGG GGGCTTCAGTGTGTCCACGGTCAACAGGGTCCATGTCTTCAAACCGGTCTCTGTCCAGGCCATGTG GTCCGCCCTGCAGTCTCTCCACAAGGCGTGCGATGTGGCCCGCTGTCACAACTACTACCCCGGCAGCCTGTTCCTGACCTGGGTCAGCTACTACCAGAGCCAGGTCTCCTCTGACCAGGTCTGCATCAACGAGTGGAACGCCATGCAGGACGTCCAGTCCCACCGCGCCGACTCGCCCGTCCTCTTCACCGACGT GCCCACAGAGAGGGAACGCACAGAGAGGTTGATCAAGACTCGCCTCCGAGAGATCATGATGCAGAAAGACCTGGAGAATGTCACCTCCAAAGAG ATTCGCACAGAGCTGGAGATGCAGATGGCGTGTAACCTTCGGGAGTTCAAGGAGTTTATTGACAACGAGATGATCGTCATCCTGGGTCAGATGGACAGCCCCACAGAGATCTTTGACCATGTTTACCTG GGCTCTGAGTGGAACGCTTCGAACTTGGAGGAGCTGCAGACCAGCGG TGTGAGGTACATCCTCAACGTGACGCGGGAGATCGACAACTTCTTCCCAGGCGTGTTTCAGTACCACAACATCCGCGTGTACGACGAGGAGGCCACCAACCTGCTGGAGTACTGGAACGACACCTACAAGTTCATCACCAAGGCCAA GAAAGCAGGGGATAAGTGCCTGGTCCACTGTAAGATGGGTGTGAGTCGCTCGGCCTCCACGGTGATCGCTTACGCCATGAAGGAGTACGGCTGGGACCTGGAGAGGGCCTTCGACTACGTCAAGGAGCGCCGCGGCGTCACCAAGCCCAACCCCTCCTTCATGAAGCAGCTGGAGGAGTACCAGGGTATCCTGCTGGCCAg TAAACAGAGGCACAACAAGTTGTGGCGCTCCCACTCGGACAGCGACCTCTCAGAGCGCCACGAGTCTCCCCTGTGTAAGACGGGCCCTCAGAGCCACACCCGGGGCctctcacacccacacaacaacaacaatggacCTACGCCCTCCCTGCAACACTTCCTGCTCCAGGCGCTTGGTGCTGCCAATGACCCTGACAACAAGACCGAGGGCTCCCACATCTCAGACACACAGTCGGAGCCCGTCCGACTCACCCGCTCACTCTCCCACTCCCCTGGCCCACCAGCCTCCAACGGTCTGTGTGACTCCCGGGAGAGCCTCTTTTCTCGAGTGCGAGGACCCCGCCAGGACTCTTTCCTCCCACCGGCGGTCACGGTGGTGCCCGAGGAGAGAACGGACAACTCTGCTCTGGCGGGTGTGGCCGTGACTGTGCCAATCACCGCCGtcccccatcctcccccctcactgcatatcctccctccttctcccttcccCCAGCCACTGGCCAAACCCCTCCATCTAGGTTTGAGCACACAGCTGTCCAGTCCTGTGCCTAAACAGAAATCCCAGAGTGTAGAGCTGACCCTGGATCTGCCTGACCTCAGCAGCTCAGAGGTCGTATCTCAGGCCACCCTGGAGTCCAGCGACGACTCGGACACCCTGGGACGCTCCCTGTCAGACCCGCTGAGCGAGAGGGGGGACAGTGTCAGTATGATGTCCCCAGGGGGGATCCCCATGGCCGTGAGCCCTCTCACCCCAACAACGCCTCGGTCTTTAGGACCCTACGCCAACGATGACAACAACAACCCCAGCGGCGGCAGCGACACAGACACTATCCTCGCTAACCCCGTCGACGCCACATGCGTCACCGCATCCTCCAACCTCGGCACGGACAGCATCGACTTCTTCAGCGCCCGTGAGAAATTCCTGGGCCTGTCCCAAGACGGAAAGACCCGGACTCTTTCCGAGCAGATGGCTCAGCGAACGCCTCAGTCGCGGTGCTCCAGCCAGGAGCTGCAGCCGCTGTCCCCCGAGAACCCTGCCGGAGCACTGCCACCACTGCCAAGCACAGAGAAAGAGGAGCAGGGAAAG AGTTCCCCCCATACGGAGGACGGTAGCGACCGAGCCAGTCACGAAAAAGCCTCGTCGCCTCCCCATCATGACAACAGTGTGTCAGTCCGCCATATTGTCACGGAGATAGAGTCCATATCCCACCCGCTGGCGGCGGcgcccctctcctctacccagcCGGCCCCCCGCAGCCCCCAGCAGCTGCGCCCAGACGACCGGGACGAGGAGACCCCATTGACCTCGCCCTCCTCCTACCCACAATCCCCCTCCACGCCTCCCTCGGACTGGCCGGCCGGCTCGGTGCGCAGGGCCACCAAACAGCTGGAGCAGAGGCTGAGGCAGGAGCTGGACTTAACTCTCAGCAACATGTCTACCCAACGctcccctctccactcccccAGTGCAGAGTTCCACCCCACGGGCTCCCCTCTCCATACGCCAAACACGGACTGCCCACCCCTCCTCYCTCCTACAACAGACTGCCCCGAGCAGCGTAGGCCTACCCCTGCTCCTGAGCAAGGAAGAACTCTGAACGAGGCTTTCACTGTGTCTGCAGAGCCCAAAGGAGAGACGGAGCAGGGAGGGTTTGTCGTCTCAGACATGGACGTTGCCCCAGCCCCTTCCTTCTCTCACTACCCAGATGCCCGCCACACCCCTAAGCCCATCCCAATCATCGTGCGCTCTTCACTAGAGCCATCTAAAGTTCAGCCCCAGTCCCCCCCTGCACTGCTGCGGCTGGAGGGGGTGACGGCCCTTGACTCAGACACGGAtggcccctcccctccccaccacGGAAGGCTGGCCCTGGCACGCAGCAGTGAGGAGCTGGAGAAGATCCAGGAGACTCTGAGGGAGCTGCAGGCCTTCCTGTACGAGGCGGGGGGCCTGGGGGCTGGAGAGAGACCRGGTCAGGGGCAGCATCACAGGGAAACTCCCGTGTGGCAGAGGGCCATGGAGATAGAGGCACGGATCCGCCAGGCGGGCCTCACGCCCCCCTCTTTGATGAAGCGCTCAGCRTCGCTGGCCAAGCTGGACTGCCTGGAGCTGTCAGCCAARGACCTGAGTGACTGGGACCTACGGCCCACCACCGCCAGCCCTCACGGACCKCCATTGATGCCCACCCATCACCCCTGCTCCCACCATCACCCCAGCCCAGACGATGTCTCCAAGAAGCAGCGGGTGTTGTCCCGgagcccccccaccacccccaggGCCCCCATAGGGYGGGTGTACCCACTGGACTCAGACAGGACTGATAYGGGCTCCCAGAGTGCAGGGAGTGATccaccctgtctctcctcacctccaTGTCTTGTTCTTCAAGGGGAGGAGGAGCTAGAGACAGGCCTCTCCCCCCGGCTCACCCGCACCCAGTCCCCTGCGAGCGCTCCCGACGTCACTATGACAACCGCGCAGCAGCAGCCCCGCGGGAAGAGTCACCCGCTGCGGCGGCTCCGCAAGGTTGCCGACAAGAAACGGACTGCCACTGTTCTCTACCACACCATGTGA
- the LOC111949628 gene encoding protein phosphatase Slingshot homolog 2 isoform X2, producing MXLVTVQRSPTPSVSSSPCVSDADSGEDDRRSQPRSISESFLTVKGAAVFLPRGNGSSPSSAPHTSQLRNKHTGDLQQHLQTMFTLLRTEDNIRLAVRLESAYTQPQCTRYMVVVSTNGRQDTEESVVLGLDFGSSDSSCTMGLVLPLWSDTLIHLDGDGGFSVSTVNRVHVFKPVSVQAMWSALQSLHKACDVARCHNYYPGSLFLTWVSYYQSQVSSDQVCINEWNAMQDVQSHRADSPVLFTDVPTERERTERLIKTRLREIMMQKDLENVTSKEIRTELEMQMACNLREFKEFIDNEMIVILGQMDSPTEIFDHVYLGSEWNASNLEELQTSGVRYILNVTREIDNFFPGVFQYHNIRVYDEEATNLLEYWNDTYKFITKAKKAGDKCLVHCKMGVSRSASTVIAYAMKEYGWDLERAFDYVKERRGVTKPNPSFMKQLEEYQGILLASKQRHNKLWRSHSDSDLSERHESPLCKTGPQSHTRGLSHPHNNNNGPTPSLQHFLLQALGAANDPDNKTEGSHISDTQSEPVRLTRSLSHSPGPPASNGLCDSRESLFSRVRGPRQDSFLPPAVTVVPEERTDNSALAGVAVTVPITAVPHPPPSLHILPPSPFPQPLAKPLHLGLSTQLSSPVPKQKSQSVELTLDLPDLSSSEVVSQATLESSDDSDTLGRSLSDPLSERGDSVSMMSPGGIPMAVSPLTPTTPRSLGPYANDDNNNPSGGSDTDTILANPVDATCVTASSNLGTDSIDFFSAREKFLGLSQDGKTRTLSEQMAQRTPQSRCSSQELQPLSPENPAGALPPLPSTEKEEQGKSSPHTEDGSDRASHEKASSPPHHDNSVSVRHIVTEIESISHPLAAAPLSSTQPAPRSPQQLRPDDRDEETPLTSPSSYPQSPSTPPSDWPAGSVRRATKQLEQRLRQELDLTLSNMSTQRSPLHSPSAEFHPTGSPLHTPNTDCPPLLXPTTDCPEQRRPTPAPEQGRTLNEAFTVSAEPKGETEQGGFVVSDMDVAPAPSFSHYPDARHTPKPIPIIVRSSLEPSKVQPQSPPALLRLEGVTALDSDTDGPSPPHHGRLALARSSEELEKIQETLRELQAFLYEAGGLGAGERPGQGQHHRETPVWQRAMEIEARIRQAGLTPPSLMKRSASLAKLDCLELSAKDLSDWDLRPTTASPHGPPLMPTHHPCSHHHPSPDDVSKKQRVLSRSPPTTPRAPIGXVYPLDSDRTDXGSQSAGSDPPCLSSPPCLVLQGEEELETGLSPRLTRTQSPASAPDVTMTTAQQQPRGKSHPLRRLRKVADKKRTATVLYHTM from the exons CATCAGCGAGAGCTTCCTGACGGTGAAGGGTGCCGCTGTCTTCCTGCCTCGGGGAAATGGCTCCTCCCCTTCCTCGGCACCCCACACCAGCCAGCTGCGGAACAAACACACAG gtGACCTCCAGCAGCACCTGCAGACCATGTTCACTCTGCTGCGGACAGAAGACAACATCCGCCTG GCTGTGCGCCTGGAGAGTGCGTACACTCAGCCTCAGTGCACGCGTTACATGGTGGTGGTGTCCACCAATGGGAGACAGGACACAGAGGAGAGCGTGGTGCTGGGCCTGGACTTTGGCTCTTCAGACAG CTCATGCACAATGGGGCTGGTTCTACCCCTGTGGAGCGACACACTGATCCACTTGGACGGAGATGG GGGCTTCAGTGTGTCCACGGTCAACAGGGTCCATGTCTTCAAACCGGTCTCTGTCCAGGCCATGTG GTCCGCCCTGCAGTCTCTCCACAAGGCGTGCGATGTGGCCCGCTGTCACAACTACTACCCCGGCAGCCTGTTCCTGACCTGGGTCAGCTACTACCAGAGCCAGGTCTCCTCTGACCAGGTCTGCATCAACGAGTGGAACGCCATGCAGGACGTCCAGTCCCACCGCGCCGACTCGCCCGTCCTCTTCACCGACGT GCCCACAGAGAGGGAACGCACAGAGAGGTTGATCAAGACTCGCCTCCGAGAGATCATGATGCAGAAAGACCTGGAGAATGTCACCTCCAAAGAG ATTCGCACAGAGCTGGAGATGCAGATGGCGTGTAACCTTCGGGAGTTCAAGGAGTTTATTGACAACGAGATGATCGTCATCCTGGGTCAGATGGACAGCCCCACAGAGATCTTTGACCATGTTTACCTG GGCTCTGAGTGGAACGCTTCGAACTTGGAGGAGCTGCAGACCAGCGG TGTGAGGTACATCCTCAACGTGACGCGGGAGATCGACAACTTCTTCCCAGGCGTGTTTCAGTACCACAACATCCGCGTGTACGACGAGGAGGCCACCAACCTGCTGGAGTACTGGAACGACACCTACAAGTTCATCACCAAGGCCAA GAAAGCAGGGGATAAGTGCCTGGTCCACTGTAAGATGGGTGTGAGTCGCTCGGCCTCCACGGTGATCGCTTACGCCATGAAGGAGTACGGCTGGGACCTGGAGAGGGCCTTCGACTACGTCAAGGAGCGCCGCGGCGTCACCAAGCCCAACCCCTCCTTCATGAAGCAGCTGGAGGAGTACCAGGGTATCCTGCTGGCCAg TAAACAGAGGCACAACAAGTTGTGGCGCTCCCACTCGGACAGCGACCTCTCAGAGCGCCACGAGTCTCCCCTGTGTAAGACGGGCCCTCAGAGCCACACCCGGGGCctctcacacccacacaacaacaacaatggacCTACGCCCTCCCTGCAACACTTCCTGCTCCAGGCGCTTGGTGCTGCCAATGACCCTGACAACAAGACCGAGGGCTCCCACATCTCAGACACACAGTCGGAGCCCGTCCGACTCACCCGCTCACTCTCCCACTCCCCTGGCCCACCAGCCTCCAACGGTCTGTGTGACTCCCGGGAGAGCCTCTTTTCTCGAGTGCGAGGACCCCGCCAGGACTCTTTCCTCCCACCGGCGGTCACGGTGGTGCCCGAGGAGAGAACGGACAACTCTGCTCTGGCGGGTGTGGCCGTGACTGTGCCAATCACCGCCGtcccccatcctcccccctcactgcatatcctccctccttctcccttcccCCAGCCACTGGCCAAACCCCTCCATCTAGGTTTGAGCACACAGCTGTCCAGTCCTGTGCCTAAACAGAAATCCCAGAGTGTAGAGCTGACCCTGGATCTGCCTGACCTCAGCAGCTCAGAGGTCGTATCTCAGGCCACCCTGGAGTCCAGCGACGACTCGGACACCCTGGGACGCTCCCTGTCAGACCCGCTGAGCGAGAGGGGGGACAGTGTCAGTATGATGTCCCCAGGGGGGATCCCCATGGCCGTGAGCCCTCTCACCCCAACAACGCCTCGGTCTTTAGGACCCTACGCCAACGATGACAACAACAACCCCAGCGGCGGCAGCGACACAGACACTATCCTCGCTAACCCCGTCGACGCCACATGCGTCACCGCATCCTCCAACCTCGGCACGGACAGCATCGACTTCTTCAGCGCCCGTGAGAAATTCCTGGGCCTGTCCCAAGACGGAAAGACCCGGACTCTTTCCGAGCAGATGGCTCAGCGAACGCCTCAGTCGCGGTGCTCCAGCCAGGAGCTGCAGCCGCTGTCCCCCGAGAACCCTGCCGGAGCACTGCCACCACTGCCAAGCACAGAGAAAGAGGAGCAGGGAAAG AGTTCCCCCCATACGGAGGACGGTAGCGACCGAGCCAGTCACGAAAAAGCCTCGTCGCCTCCCCATCATGACAACAGTGTGTCAGTCCGCCATATTGTCACGGAGATAGAGTCCATATCCCACCCGCTGGCGGCGGcgcccctctcctctacccagcCGGCCCCCCGCAGCCCCCAGCAGCTGCGCCCAGACGACCGGGACGAGGAGACCCCATTGACCTCGCCCTCCTCCTACCCACAATCCCCCTCCACGCCTCCCTCGGACTGGCCGGCCGGCTCGGTGCGCAGGGCCACCAAACAGCTGGAGCAGAGGCTGAGGCAGGAGCTGGACTTAACTCTCAGCAACATGTCTACCCAACGctcccctctccactcccccAGTGCAGAGTTCCACCCCACGGGCTCCCCTCTCCATACGCCAAACACGGACTGCCCACCCCTCCTCYCTCCTACAACAGACTGCCCCGAGCAGCGTAGGCCTACCCCTGCTCCTGAGCAAGGAAGAACTCTGAACGAGGCTTTCACTGTGTCTGCAGAGCCCAAAGGAGAGACGGAGCAGGGAGGGTTTGTCGTCTCAGACATGGACGTTGCCCCAGCCCCTTCCTTCTCTCACTACCCAGATGCCCGCCACACCCCTAAGCCCATCCCAATCATCGTGCGCTCTTCACTAGAGCCATCTAAAGTTCAGCCCCAGTCCCCCCCTGCACTGCTGCGGCTGGAGGGGGTGACGGCCCTTGACTCAGACACGGAtggcccctcccctccccaccacGGAAGGCTGGCCCTGGCACGCAGCAGTGAGGAGCTGGAGAAGATCCAGGAGACTCTGAGGGAGCTGCAGGCCTTCCTGTACGAGGCGGGGGGCCTGGGGGCTGGAGAGAGACCRGGTCAGGGGCAGCATCACAGGGAAACTCCCGTGTGGCAGAGGGCCATGGAGATAGAGGCACGGATCCGCCAGGCGGGCCTCACGCCCCCCTCTTTGATGAAGCGCTCAGCRTCGCTGGCCAAGCTGGACTGCCTGGAGCTGTCAGCCAARGACCTGAGTGACTGGGACCTACGGCCCACCACCGCCAGCCCTCACGGACCKCCATTGATGCCCACCCATCACCCCTGCTCCCACCATCACCCCAGCCCAGACGATGTCTCCAAGAAGCAGCGGGTGTTGTCCCGgagcccccccaccacccccaggGCCCCCATAGGGYGGGTGTACCCACTGGACTCAGACAGGACTGATAYGGGCTCCCAGAGTGCAGGGAGTGATccaccctgtctctcctcacctccaTGTCTTGTTCTTCAAGGGGAGGAGGAGCTAGAGACAGGCCTCTCCCCCCGGCTCACCCGCACCCAGTCCCCTGCGAGCGCTCCCGACGTCACTATGACAACCGCGCAGCAGCAGCCCCGCGGGAAGAGTCACCCGCTGCGGCGGCTCCGCAAGGTTGCCGACAAGAAACGGACTGCCACTGTTCTCTACCACACCATGTGA